A single Lactuca sativa cultivar Salinas chromosome 8, Lsat_Salinas_v11, whole genome shotgun sequence DNA region contains:
- the LOC128127873 gene encoding uncharacterized protein LOC128127873: MGPVAPFDATSIFLAIGMAIIISSWTENYGDSSKSKDLMTQFRGAAVAIASDEKIALLGAIQSLFEGSMYTFVFLWTPALSANGEDIPHGFIFATFMLSSMLGSSLASRLLAHTLTYIEIVLCCVCVHTLLKGLENIIASADIPMFVCGDFNSVPGR; the protein is encoded by the exons ATGGGACCTGTTGCTCCATTTGATGCAACTTCAATCTTTCTTGCCATTGGAATGGCCATCATCATATCATCATGGACTGAAAATTATGGTGACTCATCAAAAAGCAAAGATCTAATGACCCAATTCAGGGGTGCTGCTGTTGCAATTGCatcag ATGAAAAGATAGCATTATTGGGTGCAATACAATCTTTATTTGAGGGTTCAATGTACACTTTTGTGTTTCTATGGACACCTGCTTTAAGTGCAAATGGTGAAGACATTCCACATGGTTTCATTTTTGCTACTTTCATGTTATCTTCCATGTTAGGAAGCTCTTTAGCTTCTCGGTTATTAGCACACACACTGACATACATTGAAAttgtgttgtgttgtgtgtgt GTTCACACACTGTTAAAAGGATTGGAAAATATAATTGCAAGTGCAGATATTCCAATGTTCGTCTGTGGTGACTTCAATTCAGTTCCAGGAAG GTAG